A genomic window from Arvicola amphibius chromosome 5, mArvAmp1.2, whole genome shotgun sequence includes:
- the Bpifb1 gene encoding BPI fold-containing family B member 1: MSGPWIVTLLCGLLGATLVQANLGPPAVLNLGPEIIEKYLTQALKNHDATAILHELPLLSAMQEGSGGIPILDGLMRSILRYVIWMRVTSANILQLVVQPSTYDQELVVRIPLDMVAGLNTPLIKTLVQFQMNTEIQALIRVEKSKSGPARLNLSDCSSSENTLRLSLLNKLSFMVNSLANNVMNLLVPALPQMVKNHLCPVIQQAFDDMYSDFLKLATAPVGLSPGALTFDLLSPAIQDSNIMLNLKAKLLDSQARVTNWFNSSVTSLMETTPDGAPFSLLLRQDLVNAVVNALVPKEELVILLRFVIPEIARQLQEDIKEINAEAANRLESTQMVKIATYSGPQVVLSEDGATAAQNIILEVFPTNTDVRPFFSLGIETNYEAQFYMEGDRFMLNFNNVSIDRIKLMISDIKLFNPEIMRSTLTKILNYTLLPNENGKVRTGVPLSLVRALGYEKSMLSVNKGALKLTPVSS; this comes from the exons ATGTCTGGCCCGTGGATTGTTACCCTCCTCTGTGGTTTGCTGGGAGCCACACTGGTCCAAGCTAACCTTGGTCCCCCTGCAGTGCTAAACCTCGGCCCAGAAATCATCGAGAAAT ACCTGACCCAGGCACTGAAGAACCATGATGCCACTGCCATCCTCCATGAGTTGCCGCTGCTCAGTGCCATGCAGGAGGGGTCTGGGGGCATCCCCATTCTGGACGGCCTGATGCGCTCTATTCTGAGATACGTCATCTG GATGAGGGTCACCTCTGCTAACATCCTCCAGTTGGTCGTGCAGCCTTCCACCTATGACCAGGAACTGGTAGTCAGAATCCCCCTGGACATGGTGGCTGGACTCAACAC GCCACTGATCAAGACCCTGGTGCAGTTCCAAATGAACACCGAGATCCAAGCCCTCATCCGGGTGGAGAAAAGCAAGAGCGGCCCTGCCCGCCTGAACCTTAGTGACTGCTCTAGCAGTGAGAACACCCTGCGCCTCAGCCTGCTGAACAA GCTCTCCTTCATGGTCAACTCCTTGGCAAATAATGTCATGAATCTCCTGGTGCCAGCCCTACCTCAGATGGTGAAAAACCAC CTGTGCCCTGTGATCCAGCAAGCCTTCGATGACATGTACAGTGACTTCCTGAAGCTGGCAACAG CACCCGTTGGCCTCAGCCCTGGAGCCCTGACGTTTGACCTTCTGTCTCCTGCTATCCAGGACAGTAATATCATGCTCAACCTGAAG GCCAAGCTGCTGGACTCACAGGCAAGGGTGACCAACTGGTTCAACAGCTCTGTGACTTCCCTGATGGAGACCACCCCAGACGGGGCCCCTTTCAGCCTGCTCCTGAGGCAGGACCTGGTGAATGCCGTTGTGAACGCCCTGGTCCCCAAGGAGGAGCTCGTGATCCTGCTTAGATTTGTG aTTCCTGAGATAGCCCGCCAGCTACAGGAAGACATCAAGGAGATCAATGCAGAG GCAGCAAACAGGCTGGAGTCCACCCAGATGGTGAAGATTGCCACTTATAGCGGTCCCCAGGTCGTGCTGAGTGAGGACGGTGCCACAGCAGCCCAAAATATCATCCTGGAAGTTTTCCCAACCAATACAGATGTCCGGCCCTTCTTCTCCCTCGGCATT GAGACCAATTATGAAGCTCAGTTTTACATGGAAGGTGACCGGTTTATGCTCAACTTCAATAACGTCAG TATTGATCGCATCAAACTGATGATCTCAGATATTAAACTGTTCAAT CCGGAAATCATGAGGAGCACCCTGACCAAGATCCTTAACTACACATTGCTGCCCAATGAGAACG GCAAAGTGAGAACTGGAGTCCCCCTGTCGTTGGTGAGAGCCTTGGGATATGAGAAATCCATGTTGTCTGTGAACAAG GGTGCCCTCAAGCTCACCCCAGTCTCCTCCTAG